A portion of the Bactrocera neohumeralis isolate Rockhampton chromosome 2, APGP_CSIRO_Bneo_wtdbg2-racon-allhic-juicebox.fasta_v2, whole genome shotgun sequence genome contains these proteins:
- the LOC126751813 gene encoding uncharacterized protein LOC126751813 isoform X2 has product MLMQMIERIDQQTTALSARSERLKMMKLQYERYFAKLMQTQPVRCTPNAVPTARLSAEATPITAMTASTQIPVLLPAMSAHAPTTAPPIGTLSGLKSEVTTTTPVSAIPTLQPGLTHIEAMTEAQPAALTPRMWTFAMATPTPAGLLLSGAPTASMTAGTLQTAATPFEFLQYPFGYGPVIQQHTLQQQASYANVTPTDPSMAFANRRDVPQASNADLTERKYSVPNEYELTDDMVSTAEAATSTEFPSIGDKSVGEMANKQTETMPYSMDRMVDTGEMEGYEYSPATSQEKPTHITSTQILEKLSRNESDNTIPMKAPVGNPVFKEPNSALNEVNTNLSAVKLENADIMDKPPTEPTNNSQDQKMGSRPSYIFEDDHHSTTSEDALKKGNTIKLSTAEEHRRKIAEIEQRYGTIDTEGNNDYAYRNMNPESNETGFGFKRFSEIVNPKMESNAEQLQPTNENLDNQSWQSHTGSVENASMAPTTSMSSSSKPLSSSKIDNIENAIYGELVNNQLPEPEVTPTRTAAQGFFTELLEQQKTPLENNQLQEPTAQEQEYTTNLSGNIGSSDTGELKPETPISEATDPQNQATYGTYNTEIQQPTNTFNAENAYGTAEATNNYAEYPVEQKIEAGSTDTTDQLQQPVYSQQDYENYDATQYGNYDPNAYPGYIYDEATGQYVVDPQYTANDASNAEALYTTQDYTEPQEQQQQNPVQGDNYTHEDSNNSTAAPAATEQTLDATPTPIEPYPPAAAVEPSVAAAVPSAPNVVKPTSILSTAEKHAMQSDAQKKKKRVIFVDSSETDDSSSAKAPAASATNAGNESDFDFSSGAETSVG; this is encoded by the exons ATGCTGATGCAAATGATCGAGCGCATCGATCAGCAAACGACAGCGTTGTCAGCGCGCAGCGAGCGACTTAAAATGATGAAG CTCCAATATGAACGCTACTTCGCCAAATTAATGCAAACTCAACCGGTGCGCTGCACACCAAATGCTGTGCCAACAGCCAGATTGTCAGCAGAAGCTACACCCATAACTGCCATGACAGCGTCCACACAGATACCAGTGTTGCTACCCGCCATGTCGGCACACGCACCAACAACAGCGCCGCCTATAGGAACACTTAGCGGTCTGAAGAGCGAGGTAACAACTACAACACCGGTGTCTGCAATCCCAACATTACAACCGGGGCTTACACACATAGAAGCCATGACGGAAGCACAGCCAGCAGCTCTAACGCCACGCATGTGGACTTTCGCAATGGCCACACCGACGCCAGCCGGATTATTGCTCAGCGGAGCGCCGACAGCGTCGATGACTGCTGGCACACTACAAACGGCAGCTACACCATTTGAATTCTTACAGTATCCGTTCGGTTATGGACCGGTTATCCAACAGCACACACTACAACAGCAAGCGTCTTACGCTAATGTAACACCAACTGATCCTTCGATGGCATTTGCAAATCGGAGAGATGTACCACAGGCCTCTAATGCTGATTTGACCGAGAGAAAGTATAGTGTCCCAAATGAGTACGAGCTAACGGATGATATGGTATCAACAGCAGAAGCGGCTACGTCAACAGAGTTTCCCTCCATAGGAGACAAGTCAGTCGGTGAAATGGCTAACAAGCAAACTGAGACAATGCCGTATTCTATGGATAGAATGGTGGACACAGGTGAAATGGAAGGATATGAATATTCGCCAGCTACATCGCAGGAAAAACCCACGCATATAACATCTACTCAGATCCTCGAAAAATTGTCAAGGAATGAATCAGACAACACCATACCAATGAAAGCACCTGTAGGCAATCCTGTATTTAAAGAGCCGAATTCTGCTCTCAATGAAGTTAACACTAATTTGTCGGCGGTTAAGCTAGAAAACGCTGATATTATGGACAAACCACCGACTGAACCGACGAACAACTCTCAGGACCAAAAAATGGGCTCAAGGCCTTCTTACATCTTTGAAGACGACCACCATAGCACAACTTCGGAAGATGCTTTGAAAAAAGGGAATACCATTAAGCTAAGTACAGCGGAAGAGCATAGACGAAAAATTGCAGAAATCGAGCAGCGATACGGCACAATAGATACTGAAGGAAATAACGACTACGCCTATAGGAACATGAATCCAGAGAGCAATGAAACTGGTTTTGGCTTCAAGCGTTTCTCAGAAATTGTTAATCCTAAAATGGAATCAAACGCCGAACAGCTGCAACCTACGAACGAAAATTTGGACAATCAATCGTGGCAATCGCACACAGGCTCCGTAGAGAATGCATCAATGGCACCCACTACTAGCATGTCTTCATCCTCAAAACCTCTTTCGAGTTCCAAAATCGATAATATTGAGAATGCCATTTATGGCGAGCTTGTGAATAACCAGTTGCCCGAACCTGAAGTGACGCCCACACGAACAGCAGCGCAAGGCTTCTTCACTGAACTACTTGAACAGCAAAAAACACCTTTGGAAAACAACCAGCTTCAGGAACCTACAGCACAAGAACAAGAATACACAACAAATCTCTCTGGAAACATTGGGAGCAGTGATACCGGAGAACTAAAACCAGAGACCCCTATCAGCGAGGCAACAGATCCACAAAATCAGGCCACTTATGGCACCTACAATACAGAGATTCAACAGCCTACGAACACATTCAACGCAGAAAATGCTTACGGTACCGCGGAAGCAACGAATAACTATGCTGAGTATCCAGTAGAGCAAAAAATAGAAGCCGGCTCCACAGACACAACTGATCAGCTACAACAACCAGTCTATTCACAGCAAGATTACGAAAACTATGATGCTACACAGTATGGCAACTACGACCCGAATGCTTATCCCGGCTATATCTATGATGAAGCTACGGGACAATATGTCGTCGACCCGCAATATACcgccaacgatgccagtaacgCGGAAGCGCTCTATACCACGCAAGATTATACTGAAccacaagagcaacaacaacaaaatccagTTCAGGGAGATAATTACACCCATGAAGACAGTAATAACTCTACAGCAGCACCAGCTGCCACTGAGCAAACATTAGACGCCACACCAACGCCTATTGAGCCTTACCCACCGGCAGCGGCCGTAGAACCCTCTGTGGCGGCAGCAGTGCCTAGCGCTCCGAATGTAGTTAAGCCTACCTCAATTCTATCGACGGCGGAAAAACATGCCATGCAGAGCGATGcccagaagaagaagaagcgcgTTATATTCGTGGACAGCAGCGAGACGGATGACAGTTCCAGTGCAAAGGCGCCGGCGGCTAGTGCGACCAATGCAGGCAATGAAAGTGACTTTGACTTTTCAAGTGGCGCAGAGACATCCGTGGGCTAA
- the LOC126751813 gene encoding traf2 and NCK-interacting protein kinase isoform X1 — protein sequence MQLLWSNMYPQSELDNYKLQVDLLQEKLKQSEENRQQLQKELQQILQRRSEHDKSVRTKIRQKYQSFLDEQERRNERNKMLMQMIERIDQQTTALSARSERLKMMKLQYERYFAKLMQTQPVRCTPNAVPTARLSAEATPITAMTASTQIPVLLPAMSAHAPTTAPPIGTLSGLKSEVTTTTPVSAIPTLQPGLTHIEAMTEAQPAALTPRMWTFAMATPTPAGLLLSGAPTASMTAGTLQTAATPFEFLQYPFGYGPVIQQHTLQQQASYANVTPTDPSMAFANRRDVPQASNADLTERKYSVPNEYELTDDMVSTAEAATSTEFPSIGDKSVGEMANKQTETMPYSMDRMVDTGEMEGYEYSPATSQEKPTHITSTQILEKLSRNESDNTIPMKAPVGNPVFKEPNSALNEVNTNLSAVKLENADIMDKPPTEPTNNSQDQKMGSRPSYIFEDDHHSTTSEDALKKGNTIKLSTAEEHRRKIAEIEQRYGTIDTEGNNDYAYRNMNPESNETGFGFKRFSEIVNPKMESNAEQLQPTNENLDNQSWQSHTGSVENASMAPTTSMSSSSKPLSSSKIDNIENAIYGELVNNQLPEPEVTPTRTAAQGFFTELLEQQKTPLENNQLQEPTAQEQEYTTNLSGNIGSSDTGELKPETPISEATDPQNQATYGTYNTEIQQPTNTFNAENAYGTAEATNNYAEYPVEQKIEAGSTDTTDQLQQPVYSQQDYENYDATQYGNYDPNAYPGYIYDEATGQYVVDPQYTANDASNAEALYTTQDYTEPQEQQQQNPVQGDNYTHEDSNNSTAAPAATEQTLDATPTPIEPYPPAAAVEPSVAAAVPSAPNVVKPTSILSTAEKHAMQSDAQKKKKRVIFVDSSETDDSSSAKAPAASATNAGNESDFDFSSGAETSVG from the exons ATGCAGTTGTTGTGGAGCAACATGTATCCCCAATCCGAGTTGGATAATTACAAGTTGCAAGTGGATTTGCTGCAGGAAAAGCTTAAACAAAG TGAGGAGAACCGCCAACAATTGCAAAAAGAGCTTCAGCAGATTCTGCAACGACGCAGCGAGCA CGATAAGTCGGTACGAACAAAAATCCGACAAAAGTACCAGAGCTTTCTGGATGAGCAGGAACGGCGCAATGAGCGCAACAAGATGCTGATGCAAATGATCGAGCGCATCGATCAGCAAACGACAGCGTTGTCAGCGCGCAGCGAGCGACTTAAAATGATGAAG CTCCAATATGAACGCTACTTCGCCAAATTAATGCAAACTCAACCGGTGCGCTGCACACCAAATGCTGTGCCAACAGCCAGATTGTCAGCAGAAGCTACACCCATAACTGCCATGACAGCGTCCACACAGATACCAGTGTTGCTACCCGCCATGTCGGCACACGCACCAACAACAGCGCCGCCTATAGGAACACTTAGCGGTCTGAAGAGCGAGGTAACAACTACAACACCGGTGTCTGCAATCCCAACATTACAACCGGGGCTTACACACATAGAAGCCATGACGGAAGCACAGCCAGCAGCTCTAACGCCACGCATGTGGACTTTCGCAATGGCCACACCGACGCCAGCCGGATTATTGCTCAGCGGAGCGCCGACAGCGTCGATGACTGCTGGCACACTACAAACGGCAGCTACACCATTTGAATTCTTACAGTATCCGTTCGGTTATGGACCGGTTATCCAACAGCACACACTACAACAGCAAGCGTCTTACGCTAATGTAACACCAACTGATCCTTCGATGGCATTTGCAAATCGGAGAGATGTACCACAGGCCTCTAATGCTGATTTGACCGAGAGAAAGTATAGTGTCCCAAATGAGTACGAGCTAACGGATGATATGGTATCAACAGCAGAAGCGGCTACGTCAACAGAGTTTCCCTCCATAGGAGACAAGTCAGTCGGTGAAATGGCTAACAAGCAAACTGAGACAATGCCGTATTCTATGGATAGAATGGTGGACACAGGTGAAATGGAAGGATATGAATATTCGCCAGCTACATCGCAGGAAAAACCCACGCATATAACATCTACTCAGATCCTCGAAAAATTGTCAAGGAATGAATCAGACAACACCATACCAATGAAAGCACCTGTAGGCAATCCTGTATTTAAAGAGCCGAATTCTGCTCTCAATGAAGTTAACACTAATTTGTCGGCGGTTAAGCTAGAAAACGCTGATATTATGGACAAACCACCGACTGAACCGACGAACAACTCTCAGGACCAAAAAATGGGCTCAAGGCCTTCTTACATCTTTGAAGACGACCACCATAGCACAACTTCGGAAGATGCTTTGAAAAAAGGGAATACCATTAAGCTAAGTACAGCGGAAGAGCATAGACGAAAAATTGCAGAAATCGAGCAGCGATACGGCACAATAGATACTGAAGGAAATAACGACTACGCCTATAGGAACATGAATCCAGAGAGCAATGAAACTGGTTTTGGCTTCAAGCGTTTCTCAGAAATTGTTAATCCTAAAATGGAATCAAACGCCGAACAGCTGCAACCTACGAACGAAAATTTGGACAATCAATCGTGGCAATCGCACACAGGCTCCGTAGAGAATGCATCAATGGCACCCACTACTAGCATGTCTTCATCCTCAAAACCTCTTTCGAGTTCCAAAATCGATAATATTGAGAATGCCATTTATGGCGAGCTTGTGAATAACCAGTTGCCCGAACCTGAAGTGACGCCCACACGAACAGCAGCGCAAGGCTTCTTCACTGAACTACTTGAACAGCAAAAAACACCTTTGGAAAACAACCAGCTTCAGGAACCTACAGCACAAGAACAAGAATACACAACAAATCTCTCTGGAAACATTGGGAGCAGTGATACCGGAGAACTAAAACCAGAGACCCCTATCAGCGAGGCAACAGATCCACAAAATCAGGCCACTTATGGCACCTACAATACAGAGATTCAACAGCCTACGAACACATTCAACGCAGAAAATGCTTACGGTACCGCGGAAGCAACGAATAACTATGCTGAGTATCCAGTAGAGCAAAAAATAGAAGCCGGCTCCACAGACACAACTGATCAGCTACAACAACCAGTCTATTCACAGCAAGATTACGAAAACTATGATGCTACACAGTATGGCAACTACGACCCGAATGCTTATCCCGGCTATATCTATGATGAAGCTACGGGACAATATGTCGTCGACCCGCAATATACcgccaacgatgccagtaacgCGGAAGCGCTCTATACCACGCAAGATTATACTGAAccacaagagcaacaacaacaaaatccagTTCAGGGAGATAATTACACCCATGAAGACAGTAATAACTCTACAGCAGCACCAGCTGCCACTGAGCAAACATTAGACGCCACACCAACGCCTATTGAGCCTTACCCACCGGCAGCGGCCGTAGAACCCTCTGTGGCGGCAGCAGTGCCTAGCGCTCCGAATGTAGTTAAGCCTACCTCAATTCTATCGACGGCGGAAAAACATGCCATGCAGAGCGATGcccagaagaagaagaagcgcgTTATATTCGTGGACAGCAGCGAGACGGATGACAGTTCCAGTGCAAAGGCGCCGGCGGCTAGTGCGACCAATGCAGGCAATGAAAGTGACTTTGACTTTTCAAGTGGCGCAGAGACATCCGTGGGCTAA